TTCTTTGTTTCGTTTTATTTTTTTGACAAAAGCATGATCATTTCTTGGTGGCTAAATCCAAAGCTATTTTTAGTATCCTTTTGACTGTTTCTGGCACTAAATTTGTCATTGGATTTGATGACACCGTTTGTTTTCTTCACACCCTCTTAACTTCCGGAGATAATAACAAGGACCAGAACCTGGGCATATTAAGAGTCTGAAGAATGATAAATGAACGTGGCAACCTTCAGGCTTCAAATTCTTAGCTGAGATCTGCATTGGTTCTATGAGCTCATGGTCATGGAGTCCGAGCCACAGCCTGGTGATGGTCATGAACCTCACAATACCACAAGTCAGCAACAAAAACACCAGTGTGATCCCAAACACCGAGTAGTGCTGATGAAGCAGAGCTTCTATGGAACCTGAGGAAGTACTTGATCCTGCTGGCAACTTTATCAGCCACTATCACCTACCCGGCGGGGGGCACAACCGGGTGGTCTCTGGCCAGATAACCAGCAAGGCTACCTTGCCAGTGACGTTGTCATGTTTCTTAGCCGCACCAAGCGGTGCAAGATGTTCTTCTACTGCAACACAACAGCATTCATTACATCACCCATTGTTTGATCCTGCTCCTGGTCAAGGAGCTGAGACGGAATGCAATTTGGCTTCGTTTGCTGCAGTTTGCGCTGCTGCTTGACCTGCTCGAACTTGTGGGGGGCTATGCTGCCATGAACCGCAGGGAGGTGAGAACATCCGTTTATATCTGGGTATTAGTTGTTGGCATCTTCACATATGTCGGACTTCATGTAGTATTCTTCCGCCATCTAGCTCCTGAATGGCTTGGAGAAATATTCAGGGACATCCAGAGGTTCTGGGAGGATTCTATAGCACACCTTTTCAACAGAAGGCACAACATAAAACATGAGCTAGATGCTCCTATCCAAGATGAAAAGGAGGCACTGGAGAAGAATCACGGTTTCTTTCTGGTTGCAGCTACATTGGCAGCAACAAAGACATATACTGCAGGGCTAAGTCCACCAGGCGGCAGATCTTACTAGGATGATAACAAGGGTAGCCACATTGCTGGTGACCTGGTGCTTTGAGACCAATACCCCCTCGGCTTCAATGTGTTTATGTTCTTCAATAAAACTGCCTTTTCTGGATCCTTTGTCGTCATCATCATGCTTCTCAGTAAAACGAGTTCACACtcgagggtggcccgatcttcacatcgtaggatcgaatcgggagggataactagctgcaagcaacCGGGATAACTAGCTTCATAGCCTGGTCgccttccacgagaatgactagaacttttgactcacaactctaAATGATGTGAagtttttttgcattggaaagtaAATTTGATGTAGCTTCTGGTGATGTACCCATATGTCCCCGTCTCTCCTCCAAATGGGTGTGGCACAACGAAACACCAAAGGTAAAAACTGGGagcatcagcttcacttgaaacttgttttgACAACACTTGTTTCTTCGACTTTGTTTCTTCATGCGCTAAGATATTATTTGCTTCCTTTGATATTGCACCTGAAATAACCAACAACAAGGAGATGAAAGCATAGTTGTGTCATCAAGGTTACAAggtaaacttaagttagcgttcaccatGATTTCTCCTTTGATGTTTGCGTGTGTAACAATGGTTGCCATGTCCCCATCTCAGGAGAGCTTCGGCGCCGATGAGGGTCGACGGGCTCGAGCGGACGCAAGAACGAcgagggcgagaggaagaagaaaggttcGAGCGGGCGCGAGGTAAAAATGGATCTGGGACCCCTGCCATCCTATTTATAGACAGGGTAAATACCCAAGCGTCACGGTCAAGCCCTAGGTGGCACACTAACTTTTTGCTAAGAAGGCACCTCGATTCTCGCGTTGACATGATTTGGCCTAGATTGGGAGTACCAGAAGAGAATGGGCAAAAATAAAAGATAAGTATGAAAGAAGTATTCATAACCGGTGAAAAATGGCCGAGAGGTGGAATAAGAGACGTCTTAGCTCGAAGCATGGGACAAAGCTGACTCTTGCAGGTGATACCCGTATTTTGGTCCTTAATACTTTTAGCTTACTCTTATTTTCAAGGAAAGCTTAGCAGGAATAAATCCAAGCTAACTCGAGGGCTAATGTTGGGGGTATTCCCCACAGGTGAGACCCAGCCAAAGGAAACCCGGCGAAGGATTGGAAGTGTAACCTGGCCTGTGTTGAAACCCGCCAAGATCCAGAAGGCCCACACTGGGTAGCATTGTAAGAGATGCCGACTGGTCCATGGGCTTGTAAGGAAAACCCGACCTAGGGTAGCCGGCTTATGACAAATCCCAAGCCAGAAGGAGTTCTCTGAACTTGGAAGACAAAGAAGATCTACAAGATTTAGAATAGGACTCTGATTATGGGTACAACCCGGAATCCACTGTAAGCTAGGGACCCGACCTATTATATAAAGGGGGTTTCTGGGACGTCCAAAGGGACAGACAAGTTAGAATCTCTCGAAAACTAGGTAGCAAGATACTAGCACCCTTATAATTGAGATTATCATCATCAATAGCAATCAAGCACGAGTAGACTTTTACCTccgccgtgaggggccgaacctggataaactcGTGTCTTTCGGTTCCGATCAACCCCGTCCAAACTTACACCTAGCAGCAATGTCCTCACAACTTAGTTCTCCTATGaagacatttgccgtgacaaaaccacgacacatgcTCCACTGTCAGGTCATCAGTGTCAGGTCATCTACTGCTAGGTGATAGAGGCAAGTGGAATGCCTCAACCGACCATTATTTGTATAACAACACACATATTTTTACCAACCAAATGTGGTACCCCAGGCCTATAAGGGGAGGGCCAAGGTCGAAAGAGGGAGAAGCAGGTTAGCACCCGCAACACTACCAGCAACCACCATTGAGCAGAAGACTAGTAGCTAAGAAGAAGAGTAGAGATAGGAGTGTTCGGGCACTCTACCTAGTACCGGGACCAATATTGGTCTCACCCAGACCACCGCCTTTGTAACACCGGAGCACTTGTATTCCTTAGATTATATCAATACCAACACGACGTAGGTTTTTACACTAACATGGCGAACTGGGCCTTACAAAATCCCCTGTGTCCTTACTTTCTCATGTGCCTTTGATAGCGGATTGACTAGGCGTTTAGCCCCTGGTAGAACTCACAAATATCCTTGATCCCTGGTGTCCGGAGAACACACTCCGACAcatgtgcctccactccctccGCCATGAGCAAGAACAAGAGTTTGCACATATAGAAGCGCCAAGGAAAAAACGTTTAAGGGAATGTTGGTCCTCATCAACGACCAACTCTACAAGATCAGACTGGTCAAGTTCGAGCGAGTCGCTCGTGCCCTTGCCAACAAGGGTAAGGGCTGGAGCGTGCGGGTCGAAGTCCGCGCCCGACCGTCACCGCCCGTTGGACGCGGTCGATTGTCTGCGCGAGACGGAGCGGTTGCGTCACGATCGATCAGGGCTGCCGCGACTCCTGAGAGGTTTTTCGCCACTAGAAGGACGATGATGATGGATTGGCCGGTGATGGAGGTGTTGATGGCCTCGGAGCCCATCCCGCGAGGTCACTGTCTGGTACCTCGCTTAGTTTAATTTTGGTTCAAATTTCGTTCAGTGCTTGAACTTCGTTAAGTTTTGTCCTTTTGGTTATAAATATATCAAAATTTAATAAATATTAATTTCATCCATTCTTGTGAAAGATTAATTTGAAATGGCGTTTGATGCACCGGGTTGGATAGCCGCGCCAATCCTTTGCACGGACGTGTCCGTGGACGTTTGATGTGTCCGTCTTCGATTTGATGCTTGGAGTTGCCTTTACAGGTGGTCCCCACTGTCCAGCAAGCCCCACACAGCCCCTCTTCTTGCATCACGCGTTGTCTGGCTGACTGCAGGGTCTCGCATCACTCGATGAACGTCATCGGTGACATCGACCTCAGTGACACAAGACGGCTCCGGGAGTTCTCTCGCTGATGGTCCAGCTGATCGCGCTGCCCGACACCAGCGCAACCACAGCATGTTTCCAACCGGCGACGCTGCCGCCGGGACGCCTCGATGCAGGAGGCGGCCAGCTTGCGACGGAGTGGCTGGGTGCAGCTTGCGAGGAGCGCGCggcaggtgctcgacgaaatgcgcCGGCTGCATAGCCCGGCAGGTGCTCGAGGGTAGCGCGTGCAAGAAAATCCCAATGGACCCGGTGCACGCCTgccgcccggcccggcccggcccgctGCTGCAGTGCCCGAGGCGCCTGCTACTGTAGCAGGTATGCATGTGCACGCTCCTTGCTCTTATCCTCTTGCGTTTCATTGCACTCGCGCTGTATGATGGGGCTGCTTGGGCATGGGTATTTTCTACACTTTTTTCGAGGCAACGAACGTGGGTATTTCAGTTATCAATGTGCAAAAGTTCAGAAAAAGGTCACTCCCTCCTCTGCTTGCCGTGTGAAACTATTGGGAAATGGATTTGCATAGTCTTAAGGGGTTGGTGATAGGACCCAGGGGACAGGCACGCAGACTTGGGCATTGGCAGCCCAGTCTTCGGTCCGAGGATGCATACATCTGGTCGCAGCTTGTTGTCTTGTCGTCCTGGCCGGACTTAGAAACATGCCGACCTCTGTCCCTGTGGCAACCTGGTACTTGAATGGCATTATATATTAGCTTGCACTTAATAAATAAAGTAAATCTAGCACGATTCTCGCTGGATACTCACAGGCATAGGCACAGTCACAGTCACGGAGTATCATACAGTATAATATACTCCAGTATTCAGATGGAAAGGCATGAAGGATGTCGACATGCTTTCTTGAATGTTTGTGCAAGTTGTATCATGGATTGCGAATAATACAAGGTATCCTATTGCTATTCGGTAGGCATGCATGGATGTTGTAAATATGCTGTAATATGAGATTATCTGAACCCAGCACACATTTTGCCCACATAAGTAAGTTTGTGCTGCTCCAAATTATAGGTAGGAGTGTAGTCAATAGCTGCATGAAGCTAGAACTCACTAGGAGTAGACTGCAGAAAAGGACTGCTGCGCTTTTTATGGCCACAACGGCGAAGATTCAGCTATTTGAACGGTCCACGTATTTGTCCATGGGATATTATTGGTGGGCTGGGACTGCGATGTGGCTTTGAAGTTTAGTTCTTTATCTTGTCCACTCCCCCCCACCCCCTGTGCAGTGACACTGTGGAACTCTTAGAGACCAAGACCAGCGCCGGGTAGTTCACCTCAGTCTTGCAAACCCACATACGCTACAATCTTTAGAGAGGAGCTAGAGATTTTCAAGGAATCTCAGAGCCATGGAGGATCCCGGAGAGCAGAATGGCAATGCCCATGCCCCTGTAGCTGCCGGCAACACTCTCGACGAGCCGCAGCAGCTGCAGCAAGACGGTGCCGACGAGGCCGAGCCGCAGCAGCTGCAACAAGAGGGCGCCAACGAGGAGGCCGAGCTCCTATGGAAGCTGAGGAAGTACCTGGTGCTGATGGCCATCCTCGTGGCGGCCATCACGTTCCAGGCGGGGCTGGCCCCGCCGGGCGGCTTCTGGCAGCACAACGACGAGCACGGCCACGTCGCCAGCGACATCGTGATGAAGTCCAGCTACCCCAGGCGGTACCTTGCCTTCTTCTACTACAACACCATGGCGTTCGGGGCCTCGCTCCTGGTGCTCATACTGCTCCTGCTGAGGGAGCTGACCCACAAGGCCGCCTGGCTCCGCGCGCTCCAGTTCGCCATGATTCTTGGCTTACTGGGGCTCATGGGGGCCTTCGCCGCTGGGAGCTGCAGGGAGGTGAGGACCTCTGCTTACATCTGGGTGTTACTCCTTGGCATCTCCGCCTATGTCACACTCCATGAGGTGTTCTTCAAGCACCTGGCACCTGAGCGGCTGCGAAAATTTCTATCCGGTGTTAGTAAACGTTGGAAGGGAACTCCGGGGGACATTTTCACGTCATCAAAACCAGATGAGCAAAAGGCTTCAAATGCAGAGAGGGTAGCCGATGAGGGAGTGACTTCAATCCAGATGGAAGAACCTGAAAGAAATGGCAGCTCCGTGCAGGTTCTTgcagaagaagagaagaagaaaaaggagaaagaGGCTGCAGACAGAGAGGAAGATCTTGAAAGAAATCGCAGCTCCTTGCTGGTTCTTGCCACATTGGTAGCAACAGTGACATATGTGGCAGGGCTAACCCCTCCAGGTGGCTTCTGGTCTGATGACAACAAGAACCACATTCCTGGTGATCCGGTGCTGCGAGACCACTATCCACGCCGATTCAAGGCCTTCTTCTATTGCAATGCCACTGCTTTTGCTGGATCACTTGTCATCATCATCATGGTCCTCAGTCAAACAGCAGTGGATCATGTTGTCAAGTCAAAtgctctgcggttgtgtgtggtagtCAGTCTATTTGGGCTTATGGGGGCATATGCTGCTGGAAGTTGCAGGGAGGTACATACATCTATCTATGTCTTTGCACTTGTTGGCACAGTCTTGCTCTACCTCATCATCCAGTGTATTGAACCTGCTCTGTCTAAGTTGGCATGTATTGCAAACACCATCACACGTGTGAAAGAGAGAAATAAAGAAATGGTTCGGAAGCTGAGGGATTTCATCACTGACTTGTTAAAATCTCCCATACCAGTACAAGATCAGTCAGACAACAGCACTCCAGGCACTGATGGTAAGGATTTCCAGAAGTTGCGCACATACCTTCTATTACTTGGCATCCTTGCTGCCACAGTCACATTCCAAGCTGGGCTGAATCCACCAGGAGGCTTTTGGACAGATAACAGTGATGGGCATATTGCTGGTGATCCAATTTTGGAGACCATCAGTCCCAAGCGCTACAAGGCATTCTTCTATTGCAATGCCACAGCATTTGTAGCCTCTTTGGCCATCATCATCCTACTCCAGAGCCAGTTGATTACCATTCATGCCATGAAGCGTTATGTACTGCAAACAGCAATGACACTGGTGCTCTTTGGTCTTATGGGAGCCTACGTCGCTGGAAGCAGCAGGAAGTTCTCAACATCCATTTATGTGTTCGTCCTAGTCCTCCTAGTTTTCGCCTATGTTGTACTTCATATTCTATATGAGAGGGCACTAGGGAATACTGGGAGCACAGCAGGGAGTACTGAGAGCACAGCAGGGAATACCGGGAGCACAGTAGGGAATACTGGGGTTTCCATGCCAGAAACCCCCCCAAATCCTAGTTCTTCTGAACCTACTCTTGAAGAAAAAAAAGATTTAACCTCCCAAAATCCTAGTTCTTCTGAACCTACTCCTGAAGAAAAAAAAGATTTGCAGAAGAGGCGCAAGTTTCTGATGTTGCtcgcaattctagcagcttctatCACATACCAAACTGGTATAAGCCCACCAGGTGGCTTTTGGACTAACGGCCACCGAGCAGGTTATCCAGTGTTTCGTGACGAGTTCCGAAACCGCTATAGGGTGTTCTTCTACTTCAATGCTACTGCTTTCATGGCATCCCTGGCAGTAATTCTGttgcttgttaacaagaggctatGCAACAAAGGTCTGAGGTGCCATGCGCTATGTGCATGCGTATTGGTTGATCTGATCAGCCTCATGGGTGCTTTTGCTACGGGAAGCTGCAGAGAAGTGCCAACATCTGGCTATGTCATTCTTGTTGTTCTTGCAGTGTTTGTCTATGTCATAATTCAAGTCCTGGTTCTGACACCAAAAGATAAGTGGAAAGAGTTGCTGCGGCCTTCTAAGAACCAACATTCATCAATGAATCACACGAGAAGTATAGATGATACTGATAGTAAGAGAACAGAGCACAAATGGCGCAAAGATTTGATGCTGATTGGAACTCTTACAGTCACTGTCACATACCAAGCCGGTCTGCTTCCGCCAGGAGGAGTTTGGCCTGATGACCAGGATGGCCATTTTGCAGGTGACCCTATCCTCCATGATACCAACCTAACACGGTACAAGGTATTCTTCTATTGCAACGCCACAGCATTCATGGCCTCAATGGTCATGGTCATCCTCCTGCTGAACAACACAATAAGCAAGCACAAGAGATCTCTCTTTGCCATGAAAACAGCAATGGTCTTGGACTTGCTTGGTTTACTTGGGGCATATGCCGCAGGCAGCTGCAGGAAGTTGAAGACATCTGCGTACATTTTTGCACTTGTCATTGCCGTGATAATCTACATCGTCATTCATGTCTTGTTGTCATTTGACGAAGTGGCAAGGTTAGTGAAGCAGAAGGGGAAAAGGTGGGTGCGATGTCTGAAAAGGTGTTTCTGTTGCAACTGATTCAAGCAATCAACCATCTGACGGGGAACCAGGAAAAAGTCCTCTGCCTGTGTAAGAGTAGTCTCAGTTGTGACATTTGTTCAGTCTATCATGAGATAGACACAACCTCCAAAGTTGTAATTTGTGTTTTATTGTTGCTCAAGGCCATCATGTAGTATTATTTGATGCATTCTTTGAATGTGAGCAAAAGATGATATAAATGACAATTGTGAGATGTGAAGTAGTTCTTTCTTAGTTAACAATTTGTGGAATTACCTTCTGAAGTGAAAATTGTTTGCCTGCACGAATATGCAGATCATATGGTAACCCAGAAATGCAATATGCCAATATTTATTAGTGGTAGAGAATGCTAACTGACAATATCCAAATTTGCAATGACAAAAGAATAAGCATCTCGTGGAGAGGGGCAAAACAGTCTGCATAGATACTCAATCCTTGGAACAATACTGTAAGAGAGATAATAGGAGTAATGTTCCCAAGTGAGGATGTAATTTTAGCTAAATAATCTCTTTGAAAATGACGAAATTAAGTGGATTACTGCAGCGCAGTGTCACTAGCATTTTATCAGCACTGGAACACTGATACCTCCATTGGACTCTTGAGTTGAGTTCTCCTGTTCTTGTGTGTACATGATGTTCAGGTATGAGGTTATTTTGGGTATGCAATATTTCTACATACTGCACTTTCTCTGCTTTTACAAATAAAATTTCaatggggggaggggggtttggaaGATACTTGTTCAAGAATGGAGAGACATGGCAGGAATAAACCTTCCTTTCTTTTTTGCAAGAAAGGAAGGAGTAGATCTTTGGCGGGACTACCAGGACCTCcctggtttctgtgatgaaattCCATCAACAGGGCCTGTGAGGAAGAGCCCTTGTCAGTGTCTGATGAATTTCTCTGTAACACAGCGCATCAACTGCTTGGTGAAGTGCCAGGAGATTGCACAAATAACACTGCGTCTCAGCTTGCCAAAACTAATCGGCATGGGCCATCTGTGGCCCAAACTCAGTGGAATGATTGGGATGAGGACCTGATTTTGGGAGGTGCAGAATGCCAGGTTGGACAGGGCATCTGCttaggccctccactatgtaggtcAAAACAGGTGCCAAATTCACTtttgatgcatttggcatcgatgatGCTCAGCTGGTGCCCTCAAAAAAATTCAGGGCATCGGAGCACTTACTTGCTTCGGTGCCAAATTCACTCACGCAATAAAAAAAAGCACTTTTATGGGAGagggagaggctggtgtagttgggtTTATTGATTTGTTTATATATATGTGGGACTGTGTGCACAGCGGTACCAAACTCTCTAACGTTGTGAGAGCAGTGCCAAAAGTTTTTTATATTTGGCATCGATGCGTACATGGCATACTTTTCAGAAGTATGGCACCGGACACATAGTGGAAGGCCTATGCTCTAAATGATTTTGCTTCAGTGTCGGCCTGCCATCAACATTAGAAGCCAGTGAAAGCTAAATGTCCATGAATAACCAAGTTTATTCATTGTGTTCCCAAGCATTTATTCATTCGAGGAAGACCAGGATGACAGAATAATGGAACCTTTATGTGTTCCCATTACTATCTGCCCCAGCAATGAAAGAAACTAGTTTGCATTCCTCGCGTACTAGTGTACCCCATGGTAACACAACCGACTGAGGTTCAGGAGAGTGTGCACAAGGTTCATTGTGCAGTTATAACCTATATTAATGCATTACTGAAAAAGGCTTTCATCTCGCTttatatatataaagcaaaccatCAGAGCCACAAGATTCAACAGAGCCTGGATTTCCGCAAAGATGTCGGGGAAGTTGTTGTTGCACCAACGTCCACCGACCACCTCCTGGAAGCAACTCCTAAGGAATTGCGCGGATACACAAGTgaagaagatgtgattcgagtCCTCCGCCGTCCCACACAGGGGGCAAAGCCGATCACCAGGGCCATTCCTCTTGAGGACCTCCATCTCTGAAGTTACCCGGCCTCAAATCCATTACCACGGGAAGATCCTAATCTTCAACGGAAGTCTAATAGCCTAGATATCGACCGGTGGCTCAGGGCCCAGAGTAGTCGCAATGGCCTGGTATAGCGATTTGGCAGAGAATCGGCCCGAAGACTCCAGATGCCAGGAGATGAGATCGCTCGACTGATCCACGTCAGGCGACTGGAGGGTGATGCACTCAAGGATCTCATGCCAGGCGGCATGCTCCAGAGGCCCAACTGGCCGCCGGaacgcgaggcgccctaagtcaataagggccaccTCGATGGAGATCCTAGGTTCCACCGCGATGGAGAACAAGTCCAGGAATCATGTGGTGAAGGGGCGATCCCCACCCCACTTGTCGAACCAGAACAAGGTCGATGCATCGGACACCACCGAGATGGAGGTCCCGATGCGGAGAACCGAAAGCAGCTGTATGATGGACTGCAAGAACTGTGAGCCGCCAGACCACTGACAGAAGGCAAGCAGTTGTCCTTAGGGATATTTTCTCCTGATGATGTCTAGCCAAAGGCCGCCCTCCCCATTTGCAATTCGCCACAACCAACAAGTCAGCAGGGCGATGTTCATGCGTTTGGACGACATGATCCCGAGCCCGCCTTGGTCGTTGGGTTTCCAAAtattgttagggaacgtagtatttcaaaaatttacctacgatcacgcaagatctatctaggagaagcatagcaacgaacggggagagtgtgtctacgtaccctcgtagaccgaaagcggaagcgtttagtaacgcagttgatgtagtcgaatgtcttcacgatccaaccgatccaagcaccgaatgtacgacacctccgcgttcagcacacgttcagctcgatgacgtcactcgaactcttgatccagttgaggccgagggagagttccgtcagcacgtaggtgtggcgacggtgatgatgaagttaccggcgcagggcttggcctaagcactacgacaatatgaccgaggtgtgtaactatggagggggcaccgcacacggctaatagattgtctgttgtgcctttggggtgcccccttgcccccgtatataaaggaggggaggaggaggccggccaacaaggggcgcgccagggagacgggagtcctactaggacttcagtcctagtaggattcggccccaccattttttccttctaccggagggggaaaaaaggggaaggagaggaagtaggagaaggaaaggggggtggcgcccccttcccaagtccaattcggcctcctcccttatgagggcgcaccagccccttgtgggctggttagcctccctcctatggcccataaggcccatatcttttcccgagaggttccggtaacctcccggtactccggaaaaatgcccgtatcactcggaaccattccgatgtccgaatgcaacctttcaatatatgaatctttacgtctcgaccatttcgagactcctagttatgttcgtgatctcatccgggactccgaacaaacttcggtcatcaaatcacataactcataatacaaatcgtcatcgaacgttaagcatgcagaccctacgggttcaagaactatgtagacatgaccgagacacatctccggtcaataaccaatagcgaaacctggatgctcatattggctcctacatattctatgaagatctttatcggtcaaaccgcataacaacatacgttgttccctttgtcatcggtatgttacttgcccgggattcgatcgtcggtatcatcatacctagttcaatctcgttaccggcaagtcactttactcgttccataatgcatcatcccgtgactaactcattaatcacattgcttgcaaggattatagtgatgtgcattaccgagagggcccagagatacctccccgatacacggagtgacaaatcctaatctcgatctatgccaacccaacaaacaccttcggagacatctgctACGTTGCACGGATACTTGGATATGTATCGGATACGCGATACGGGGATACGCCCTATACGCCAATTTTCTGAAAACATGGATACGGGGATACATTTATATATAGGTATTACATATATTAATTATGAAAAAGATTGAAAACAAAATAGAGCTTCTAGGTCAAAACTTGCCTCAATAGGATTATTCCCTTTGTTTTCTTGCACTTGGTCCACTTTCATTAATTGGTAGTGGGATTTTCCTGGGTTTGTTGTTCCAATCAGTGCATTGACTTTCTCTTGCTCACCTTTCAATTGAACAAGAACATTGCCAGTCATGTTTTGGCATGAACTCACACCTATGTTAGGTATCTTCAAAAGGTGTGCCTTTACTATTGAGGGGATTTCACGTCAAACGAGGGGTTTCGGGTATCCAAAAAGTATCACAGAAGTATCCTAGAAGTATCAaacattattttctttttttaaaatCAAAAAATCAAGGGatagaaggggagccttggcgcagtggtaaagctgctgccttgtgaccatgaggtcatgggttcaagtcctggaaacagcctcttacagaaatgtagggaaaggctgcgtactatagacccaaagtggtcggacccttccctggaccctgcgcaagcgggagctacatgcaccaggttgcccttttttttaaaaaaatcaagggATACTTACGGGATACGTATCGGGCCGTATCGAGGCAGTATCCGAGTATCGGGGCAGTATCCGGCTAGATACGCGCGCTTTCTGAAGTATCCGCTCAACGTaggacatctgtagagcatctttataatcacccagttacgttgtgacatttgatagcacacaaggtgttcctctggtattcgggagttgcataatctcatagtcagagaaacatgtataagtcatgatgaaagcaatagcaataaaactaaacaatcattatgc
The sequence above is drawn from the Triticum aestivum cultivar Chinese Spring chromosome 7A, IWGSC CS RefSeq v2.1, whole genome shotgun sequence genome and encodes:
- the LOC123150311 gene encoding uncharacterized protein, whose translation is MDCGLLQADQVCLDTGDRLSSQRSTYMARPVDSSAPSIPERAEIQEAVQNLETGAISKEANNILAHEETKSKKQVLSKQVSSEADAPSFYLWCFVVPHPFGGETGTYGYITRSYIKFTFQCKKTSHHLEL